In one Methyloterricola oryzae genomic region, the following are encoded:
- the kdpC gene encoding potassium-transporting ATPase subunit KdpC has product MQTLIRPAVSLFILLSLITGVLYPGIVTLLAQVAFPIEANGSLIRDDQGTVVGSALIGQSFTDPKYFWSRPSATAPYAYNGGASGGSNLGPSNPALKAAVMARIDALRRSDPGNEGRIPVDLVTASGSGLDPHISPAAADYQVGRVARARKLPKAKVEELVQAHTEARTFGVLGEPRVNVLQLNRALDALR; this is encoded by the coding sequence ATGCAAACGCTCATCAGACCGGCGGTAAGCCTTTTCATCCTCCTCAGCCTCATCACCGGCGTTCTCTATCCAGGAATCGTGACGCTGCTTGCTCAGGTGGCTTTTCCAATCGAGGCCAATGGCAGTTTGATACGCGATGACCAGGGTACGGTGGTCGGCTCCGCGCTGATTGGACAGTCATTCACCGACCCGAAATATTTCTGGAGCCGGCCATCCGCCACCGCGCCGTATGCCTACAATGGCGGCGCCTCCGGCGGATCGAACCTGGGCCCTTCAAATCCGGCGCTGAAAGCAGCCGTCATGGCGCGCATCGACGCCCTGCGCAGGTCCGATCCGGGCAACGAGGGCAGAATTCCCGTGGACTTGGTGACCGCATCCGGCAGTGGCCTGGACCCGCACATCAGTCCCGCCGCCGCGGACTATCAGGTCGGGCGGGTGGCCCGGGCTCGCAAGCTGCCTAAGGCCAAGGTCGAAGAGTTGGTCCAGGCCCACACGGAAGCCCGAACCTTTGGCGTGCTCGGCGAGCCCAGGGTGAATGTCCTGCAGTTGAACCGGGCTTTGGATGCCTTGCGCTGA
- a CDS encoding class II histone deacetylase has product MNDGMEVGFVYDERFLQHNPGLEMFPGATGPVPTPFVEPVLHPSNHRLVMRTKHLMDLSGLMKHVRLIEPNPATPEQLARFHTPEYIEHVRQLSLQGQGDAGEHAPVGPGSFDVALLAAGGGICAVDAILRGQVRRAYVNCRPPGHHALPDRGMGYCLFNNIVIAARHAQNAHQIRRILVVDWDVHHGNGTQAAFYHDPLVLFASIHQDGLYPDDDGLLQQTGGATAIGTTVNIPLPAGCGDAAYRAAFERILLPVAREFRPQLILVSAGQDASTMDPEGRMCLSTEAYRWMTAALMDLADELCEGRLILLQEGGYSETYAPYCTLAIVESLTGIRTRIPEPLDPETLRARPDILNISPGAEAALCAAESAHAAHWPVLARGPG; this is encoded by the coding sequence ATGAACGACGGAATGGAAGTCGGTTTCGTCTACGACGAGCGCTTTCTTCAGCACAATCCGGGGCTGGAGATGTTTCCTGGCGCAACAGGTCCAGTGCCAACGCCTTTCGTGGAACCCGTGCTGCACCCGTCCAACCATCGCCTGGTGATGCGGACCAAGCATCTCATGGATCTCTCGGGCCTCATGAAACACGTGAGACTGATCGAGCCGAACCCCGCCACGCCTGAGCAGCTCGCACGTTTCCACACGCCCGAATACATCGAACATGTCCGTCAGTTGTCACTCCAGGGCCAGGGGGACGCTGGCGAGCACGCGCCAGTGGGACCGGGCAGCTTTGATGTCGCCCTGCTCGCTGCGGGCGGGGGTATCTGCGCCGTCGATGCCATACTGCGGGGGCAGGTACGGCGGGCTTACGTGAACTGCAGGCCGCCCGGCCACCATGCCTTGCCGGACCGGGGCATGGGCTACTGTCTGTTCAACAACATCGTGATCGCCGCCCGACACGCGCAAAACGCACACCAGATCAGGCGCATTTTGGTAGTCGATTGGGACGTGCACCATGGCAATGGAACGCAGGCGGCCTTTTATCACGATCCGTTGGTGCTTTTCGCCTCCATTCACCAGGATGGGCTCTACCCCGATGACGACGGCCTCCTCCAGCAAACGGGGGGAGCAACGGCCATCGGCACCACGGTCAATATTCCCTTGCCGGCCGGTTGCGGTGACGCGGCCTACCGGGCTGCCTTCGAACGCATCCTGCTCCCTGTCGCAAGGGAATTCCGCCCGCAGCTCATCCTGGTTTCGGCGGGTCAGGACGCCAGCACCATGGACCCAGAGGGGCGGATGTGTCTGAGCACCGAGGCCTACCGTTGGATGACCGCGGCCCTGATGGACTTGGCAGACGAACTGTGCGAAGGACGCCTGATTCTGCTGCAGGAAGGCGGGTACTCGGAAACCTATGCGCCGTACTGTACGCTCGCCATCGTCGAATCGCTCACAGGCATACGCACCCGAATTCCGGAGCCCCTGGATCCTGAAACGCTGCGCGCACGCCCGGACATCCTGAACATAAGCCCCGGCGCAGAAGCCGCTTTGTGCGCCGCAGAATCAGCCCATGCCGCTCACTGGCCGGTGCTTGCCCGAGGCCCCGGCTAA
- a CDS encoding GNAT family N-acetyltransferase translates to MTERTPETETDQDGEPELRVRRIHRRDLNRAWEFLKLVFRDVNRETVEYQRPRLKQHFFDIYEKDGIEQLVFELKVGSKHELVGYVEFAYEIVGSDNWMNHRYFAKREMRPLFVEEIAVHPAYSGMGIGTFIFEQIEHAARLRGCTHIVLEVAENNERALKFYRKRSFIKLDAAIFLAKKLDVPDELLKPRKMPLRKS, encoded by the coding sequence ATGACCGAACGCACACCCGAAACTGAAACAGACCAAGATGGCGAGCCAGAACTTCGCGTCCGCCGCATACACCGGCGCGACCTGAACCGCGCCTGGGAATTTCTCAAGCTGGTCTTCCGGGACGTCAACCGCGAAACCGTGGAATACCAGCGTCCGCGCCTCAAGCAGCACTTTTTCGATATCTACGAGAAAGATGGCATCGAGCAACTGGTGTTCGAACTGAAAGTCGGCTCCAAGCATGAACTGGTGGGTTACGTGGAGTTCGCCTACGAGATCGTCGGCTCCGATAACTGGATGAACCACCGTTACTTCGCCAAGCGCGAAATGCGCCCGCTGTTCGTGGAAGAAATCGCGGTGCACCCGGCTTATTCCGGCATGGGCATCGGCACCTTCATTTTCGAACAGATCGAGCATGCGGCGCGACTGCGCGGCTGCACCCACATCGTGCTGGAAGTCGCGGAGAACAATGAACGGGCTCTGAAGTTCTACCGCAAACGCAGTTTCATCAAGCTGGACGCGGCCATCTTCCTGGCAAAGAAGCTCGACGTCCCGGACGAATTGCTGAAGCCACGCAAGATGCCGCTGAGAAAGTCCTAA